Sequence from the Thunnus maccoyii chromosome 22, fThuMac1.1, whole genome shotgun sequence genome:
TAAATGATTCCTGCAGAGTATTTTTGCGCcctgaaaacataaatatcCCCTCAAATCAATGCAATCGATCCTTATTTAGCAGATGAAGGACATGAGTCACCGTGTTATGAAACGCACTTTGCTCAGTATTGGACAGGTACTGTTAAGTGGGTCACAGAGAAGCCGTTCATTCATCGCTGTTTACCGACACTCACATGTCACATATCTATGTGGGTTGattgacatacacacacacacacgtgtctgtgcaagcatacacacacacagtcatgcaaatatacacacaaacaagcacgGATGTTGTAAATATAGCTTTGATTTCTGTGTATTTCAATTTATGTGCTGCAATTTTGCATTAAAGTTGccataaacagtaaataaaggTTGATTTGATAAGATTTcgtatatatatatctgtattctacatttacacatttatagtTTTTGGATAAAGAAGTCGTCCTCTGCTGTGCGCTAAATGTTTCCAGGTGTAAGATGCAGTGAAATATGATGCTACAACACTTCTGCATCAGCAATATTTTCAGCTAACACAGCAGCAAATACGTTCATTCAAGTGTATTGCAgcaagcaaaacaacaacaatttaacGGGCAATAACCAAAATTGTAACGTCCCTGAGGCGCAATGTGACCTTGAAAGGTTGTTTATCAATGCCTGTGACTCAGAATGAGTGCAGAgctttttggcttttaaaaCTCACTTTCcagttaatataaaatacacaaaaaagagaagtaaacaaaactctggacttttggtttatttttgagCAAGATTGGggtattttttgttatttaaggCAGGAAAATGGTTTGATTTCATTCCTTCTGACctctaaaatgataaaaagatatctccttttttgtgatttggatCTGTCCAGGGGTATAGGAAAGTCTATCTACATTTTCTACCACTGAGATATATGTGCAAACACATCAGAGGtacaaatttaatttgaattgcAACAACAACATGGCACAAATGGGGGTAAAATCAGGttacaaaaaagcaaaagaaagaaattacatCAATGACACTTTAATAAGAGTTTAGTGAGTAAAGAAATGTTTAATTCAGGCACAGTCTGTTCTTATTCTGCTCCAGGCTCCACAGTGCTGCTCTGTTACCGTAACTCTGTTATTGAGTGACTGGAAACCTTCAGTTTTACGGGACCTCCGTGTGTCTATTTCCTGAAGGGTTTTTTGTGCGCGTGTCATTTTGTCCTTCTTATCTTAATCTGCTGAGACAGATGTTACAGAAATCACAAACTCAAAAGCACACGTTAGCGAGACTGATTCCCGTAAACGTCTCGCACACAGAGGGAAGAAGTGACCTGTTACTAATCACATTAGACAGAAgccagacacagagacagaaaggtcAGTTATTACAGAGAGAGGCGGCTGgagtaaaaatgtgtgtgtatgttgtaaGCGGTGAAGTGAGTCACACAGGGCGATGGATGTTTGCATTTACTGTATGCTGggtgtcattgtttttttacacaatacCTGGAATTAGTAAAGCTTTTTATCTCCTATGTGAGCAACAGATCTAGATTACTGTTTATTTAAACAGGCATCATGAGAACCTGTATAGTGAACAACATATTATACTGTTACCTGTGCCGTTATCTATGGAAGTTTAGCATGTTAACGTGCATGtatgggctgcaactaacactgtcaattaatttgtcaattatattatataattaatcataattaGTCAATTATATGTTAAGTCTATAAAATTTTCcagtccaaggtgacgtcttcaaatatcttaaaacagtttaaaaccccaaaatatacatttaacaaagatccaaaacagagaaaatcaacaaatcttcacatatgagaagctgaaacaagaATATTTGCCACAATTACTGTCATTTCCCATTTATCAGCTAATCAATGAATCCACTAATCGTTGCAGCACTACAGGCTTGGTCATTGGATGCTAacatactgacatttaaaaccAGTAACCACCACTAACTCAATAGAGACCATTAGCCGCATCCCACTGGGACCACATTTAGCCAGAGTCTTCAAGAACTCAGCATTTACCACAAACCATTAAACAccaacaggaagaggaaaactTTTGTGgtgtatgacatcatcatgacatcagaTCGCATGTGATGCATCGTTGAAACAACAAAGACCCTGGAAAAGACTGAACAAACATGGGAACCAGACAACATTGGCTGAAAGATcaaggaggacagagagacaatCTTTGAGCAGAGACAGAATGAAGGTCATGAACTTTGTTTGACCTTTTTGTGGAgctggatgaaaagtcagacGATCACCATGCCGCTGTAGTCTGGttagaaatataataattaatgtGAATCCTTATTTATTAGTAAAAATCTATATGTTACATCCTTGTGAGTACATTATAAAGTAAAGCATCACTGGTATCCATTCCCTTAAATGCAACCCCAAATTCAAATGTTTCTCTTCATCATGTGAGATGTTGCACGGTGGTTGGCCCAATTCCCATCCTGGACAATatagacattaaaaaaaaaagtaaattacagATATTTAGACTGTGTGCACAGACCAAAGTCGCCTTCCTTGCATCACGTACCAATGAACCTGGACTCACTTCTGTTACGGGTTGACAGGTTGCCAGATCAGACAAACATAGAACAGCAAACAGAGCTCCTGAATCTACAGAGTTTATGTAGCACATTACTGAAAAATAGATATAAATACAGAGctgtaaaaagaaaagctgGGAAAATGATACTAAAAACTGAGGTTGATAAAAACAGAGCTGCTCAAGTGGCAGAAAACTCTTGGTTGGACATCTTGGTGGGGAAAGAcggaaaatatgttttttgttagtTAACAAGCTGATCAGCCATGGGAAAAGAGATTTGACTGGTAATGATCCAAATTCATAATTTACAGACTAAGCAAAAAGGCTTTTTGTCATTTACTCCAGCAGGATCATTTGACAAGCCACAACACATAACCACAACACCAAAGCATCTGAGGCAATAAAGTCCCGAAGGTTTTTTTTGACTTAAGGCTGTCTTTTGGCTTTGTAAAATTTAACCGCCTTACATGACAACAAATCTATGGATTCACCCGTGAGGCAGCGGTaacaccacaaatctgcagttCAGTTGGGATAAAGCTACACGGGTTGTATGCAAACTAATGACATGTTAGCTTTCATACATTTGAAGTTGATTATTTTTAAGCCACATAAGCAGCATAAGCATAAGTGGGAATTCTTGCCTTTCAGTCATGCATCATGGCATCACTATTTTCAAAGGGAAATCAACTAATTTCAGTGTCACTGTAACTGCTGTAAATTTGTGAAATTTGAGGCCCAAATTTGCACCATTGACAAATAGCAAACCACAGTGCTAACCTTTGAATGAACAGAGAGCCAGAGAGTCCAAAATAGGAAGCTATCGTAGCTTTTTAGCTTGTTGCACCGTCCACTTTTaaatactgaaatataaaaactgcTCTACAAACGAGACTTGTTTTGTCAACAGTTATGAAACAGGAGTCAATGGCACAATTACGTCTTGTGGATAAACtttctttgcttgtttttctgttaGCAACCGAGCTAGCTAGTTTGCTAACTGACAGGTGAATAAGAAGTGCTAGCATGTTGCGGTCACCAAGCTTACAGTGAGTTTTCTGCTCCACAGTTCTttattcaaacttttttttttttttaagtgggcCCTAGTAATCAAATTTTTGCTTaacttctccttcttcttctaaGATTGATTATTTTGCTCCACTTTAACTCGTTAAATGAGATTAGGCTACCTGGTATTTTCTGGCGCAATTAGCCTGTGAAATACTTGTACAACTCCTATCCACAATCTAATATATGCTACTGATAGTTATAAATTTGTATAGCAAAtacagtgcagctttaagactTAATAATGATCAGAATTACAATAATTACAGTTAAAATTGAAATATGCATATTATGCAACCCTGCTGAAAAAACTAGCATAGACTAGCTTAAATTGGTTGCTGGTTTTAGCTGGTCTTAGCTGGTGTCAAGCTGGTTTAGTTGGTTTACCAGGCTGGACAAGCTGGTCAGGCTGGTCTATGCTGGTTTTCTCAACAGGGAACAGCTCATTAAATAATCTTTGGTTCCCTGATTGTAAAATCATAGGTTCTTTTGATCTAAGTTACTTCTGATTACTTTTTAAGAGAGATAAGATATAAGCACTGCCAGAGTCACCATATCCACTTATCAGGGAAGTATTGGCTTTGACTCAAGGCCTGTCCATATTTATAGAGCTTTCTGGGTAACAAACTTCTGTGAACATCACCCTGCAGAGTCCACATGCGGACTAAAAACTGGTCAGGTGAGGTCATGCCTGCAACTTTCCTTCGATCCGTTTCATTCCCTCTTACTTCATGGCAATCAGAGTTTAAAGTTCAGACGTCACTGGGTGGTCAGagagttttttggggggttttttccTGACCAGAGGATGGTGGCGTGACCAAGAAAGGAAACAGGGCTCAGTCAGTCCATAAAGGCTCCAGTCTCTGCTGAAGTGCCCTTTAGCAACATAGTGAATTCCCtcccataaaataaaatgtacattataATGGAGAGTGTGCATCTTTAAGGTCTTTGTAGGAGACATCtcaatgaaataaaagcaaaaaattaaTAGTTAGAACCTACGCAGTATCTTTAAATTTCTATTCATGCAATATTAATGTATTGTCTCTGATTTTGCAGCCGCTGGGCTTCATCTGATGATTAAAGCGTAAATCAGGAACTTTGTCCATGTTTTTGTCCTCTGCAGGAGCAACAGGTTGACAGCAGAGATGGTCTCCAAGTAGCAAATAATGCAAAGATTATGTGTAATTTTAACACCTAAAAACAATACACCAACATTGTTGTACAGAAGGCACCTTACAAGCCACTAGAGacattcttcatgacacagatTGATATAATTGTAAAGTTGGACACTGTTCTCAATAGGTATTGagcaaaatcaaaatgaaagctATCACAAGCTTTTAAAATCCTTGTATTTAAGTTGACAAATGTACAAACTATAAAGAGTCAAGTAAAGGTCTGTGGCTAAGCTGGAAACCAGGGTTAGAATGGCGGCAATGGTAAAAGTTCACTGTCATCAAGTGATAATACACCCGCTCACTTTAAGGTAACTTCAAGGTAACCAAAGTTCAGCTGTCAGCACAGGTCATATTCAGTGTGATCTACAATATGTGTAGTCAGGACTTTGATAGAGTTGGAgttaatattttaaatccaGATTTtctaaatgattttatttagcttaatttaaatcttttcactataaagatgaaaataaatcaagacCACATCACAGGAAAAAGGCATAAAGCAAATAGAAATGCATTGTGTCTATGACATCATGACATTGATAACTATCAACTGATAAGCATGAGAATCATTATATAACAATGAAAGTGCCCtataaaatgtgattattttatgaTCACTGATGCCTGAAATAGATTGTGTGTGGAGTGCCAATATAGCTCAACTGCGTATTTAtctgatttaaatatttaaactagTTGCGTAACACTttgcatctctttttttttttactaactCTATATTCTGAAACTTCTCTATATCTGCAGACTGACTCAGCCTGTCAAGTCCGATGAGTCATGCTTGGCGATAATATGTGATGCAGATGTTCTGAGTTTATGTAGAGCAGGATTCCTGTCAGTCTCGTGCACCTCTGGGGGGCCTTTCAGTGAACAACCTAACAGGAATCAGCAAAGGAATTTTCCATTGCATCCATCTGTGATCCTCTGTGCTCCTTTCATTAAATCGACtattcttttcctctctttttcatttctctgagtgttaaaacacacttttgttTTGACTCCTTCGGGAAAAAACATCCCTGACTCTTCCAGACTGACCTAGATTGCCGTTGCAATCTAGGTCGTTTGGATAAAACTTGTAATAGGaacattattgttattgtgatattatactataatactgtgatttttttcGTTCAGAGGCCAAATTCAATGATGTTTTGACCCACAAAACCAACTCAAAAGCCTTGATACTCTTTAAAAACAGTCCTGCTGGAAACTGAGTTCCCGAATTCTTGCAAAGACAACCTTcaggttttcattttgttgtgaaCCATGAAATGCAAATGTCCTGCAAAAATGTCGGCGCATTGACCTTTGTCTTACTAACCCAGTTGATGAGCTCCAGCCATGTGCACACAGGCTCCCGTTTTTATTACCCAGTCCAGGTTCACTCAACACAATACGCCTGACACACTGCATTGTGAATGTTTAATGCAAGAAGCCTGCAGCAGAGTTTTGAGCATCTTTCAAGCCAGTTATCAAAGTCTAAAATTTGCAGACATAAGTGCACAAGTGTGTACTTGGTGGGTCACGTGTATAATTAGGAAATGCCACAACCTATTGATCCCTTTGTAGTTAAGATTAGGATGACTCCTGTCACTGCCCTCGACCAAGGCCTGACCTTGGGACTGGACTTGGTCCCCATGCAAGCGCTGCTGTGTGCCTGCTTACTGCTCCTAAACAGCTAATGTAGAGGAGTTAGTTACATGTATACTTCATTATTCTCAACGTGGATTGATAAACACAACGTAAACATAACTGATTGCAACTTTGAGAGTTTGACTTGCAAAAAATAATCGTCTTTTAGCCCAAATGGGAATGTGCCGAAGTGTATTATCCCCATTTtatcaaacatacacacaagcagTGTCAAGataattcatttaaatatcCAGAATGTGTTCATGTGGACTATCAGCTTTCACCTCATCACTGTCCAATGAAATGTACAACTTTttgtaaaaaaggaaaagcagccTTGTCTTCGATATTGCTGACAATGAATTATTCAAGATGATTCTGTGGGGTTTTAAGCCTAAAACTTTATCTTAGGCTTTACCATTTTATCTGAAAGtataaagtcaaactgaaatttgaattctcCTCACTTTTTGTGTACACAAACTGATACTGCAgctattgtgcatattttttcatttaaaaacaatataacatcATTTGTGGATGTACTGTATTTGACCTCTGAGTGGAAATTTCCCATGGCAATGGCCGATAACTGAGAGCTGTAAAAGTCCATGGTACACTACCATATAGCAGATAGCTGTTTTCCACATAGTTCCAGCTGTCTATCATTAGCGATTTAAACCATCTGTCCCGTTACAACATCAAGGAGGATTCATCATGCTGTCAAGTTTGTCTTCCACTTGACAAATGGAAGcttgttagcctagcttgctagCATTAGCTTTGATTCCCACTGGATGCTACTTTTAGTTCATGTTAAAGCTGCTGAGTCAGGACGAGGGTGTTTAGCTAACGGTAGCTGTCTGTCTTTAGCTGTGGTGGTGGGAAATGATGTAGTGTGGACATAAGCGCTGGCAGGCAAATATTTTGTCGTTCAGGACAGACCGCAACTATTTTTAGTACCTTCAAAGTGATACTGCACCAACATCACCAGTTGGTACCAAAATGCCAAATGGAGAACACCAACATAGAGGATGCTAACCCTGCAACCAAATACCAAGGTTACATGTTCTGATATTCTAATTTCTCAGCAGAAATTAATTTTTACAAACATGGCGATAGATGGTTTTCTCTGGactgcacacagacatgagTCCAGACTTGTCTTCAGGTTGAAGACAGACCAGTATTCAAATATATGGAGCACAGATTCTGTACGCATTAGTCACGTGCCGGGGTCGCATGTACTGTGTACGTGCTTATGTAAATCACTCCTGCTGTGTTCATCCATAGTATTCAGGCTGTGTATGTTGTATAAGTGGGACTGCCAGATTGCGTCAGGTCATGGGCATCGGTAGACAAAGCAGATTGATAAAGTCTTATCTTGGTGCAAGTTGATCTTAGTGGCCCTTTAAACCCTCTTCACTGAGCTGCGTCTCTCTGTTGCCATTCCTTAATGTTACGACCACGTGTGCTGTATCTGTCTTAAATCGTTGAATtgtttgaatgttaaaaaatagtgagGAAATTAcgttcacaatttctcagaggcCACAGTAAcgtcttcaatttgcttgttttgtttgactaacAGTCTAAAGCATTaagattttcattttactgCCATATATGACAAAAAAGAACAGCAAATGATGgaaacaattataaaaatagttaattttctgtgtaaaagaagaagaaaaagagaaaaagtgtgtgtttgtgtttgagaaaTTGAGACAGAGTGAGGAGGAGTGATGGTGTTGAATGGCCTAATTTAAGGAAATGACTATTTTTCCGCAAACACATGTCACATTTGAGCCAGAaaagacagatgagagagagagagagagaaagagagagagagaggggttgaCGACACATCGTGGACTgtgactctttctctctccctccctcttgctgtctctctcctggGATCATGGCCTGTCTATATAAAGGACAACCCAGCCTTCTCGCCGGTGCCACAGCTGAGTTTGCTGAGCCAGGCTGACTTGAAGAGACCTCCAGCGACCCTCCGACTAATGAACACCTGACTGACACGACTTCCAGAGTCACTTATTAGGACTCGAGACTCTTCCAGAAAAGTTGGAGAAGGTTTGGAGATCAAGGAAGTCAGATTTCCTCAAGACTGAAGAGTAGCAGGACACTTGAGTGCGCAAAAGAGCGTAAAAAGATGCAGGAGAAGGTCTTCTTCACCCAAAGGAAAGCAGCAGTAGCACTTTGCCTTGTGCTGCTAATGCTGGCTCAGCAGGTGAGCAGTTGAACAGTCTTGACTTGAAGGAACAGTTGTGATCACTAAATCTGGATAAGAAATGTGTCTGGTGTTAAATCAAATGATGGATGAGTTTATTAAAAGATGGATTTATGTTCAAAGGGGGATTCCTTGTCTCTTGTTAGTGCAAACCGCAATccagttttctgtgttttgagtATTTGAAACAGATGTtgcacactgcaaaaaaaaaaagattgattaaAGGAATCCAGATGAATCTATAAGGAGAAATAGAGCTGAAGGTTGTTTTTTAGAAAATGCAACACAAGTAAGACATATTTGTGGGGCAAGAaagaagataaaacataaaagtgcAAATCTCAAGGGCAACTTACTAGCTGATGAAGAGTGTGAGATGCAGAAAAAGCTACAAAGCGAACCTTTAGttaagattgttttgtcagaagTGAGATATTTGGAATATATATACTCAGatttacatgtttaaatgtgtattaaatgcattttgtttctttgtttcctgCTTGGTTCTTTGCTAATGCACTTTTTTGTGTCCATCAGGTGTGTGCAGGTCCGTTGGCCTCTCGGGTCCAGTCCAGTTCTGACCGGAGTGCGGAATCACAGGGCGAACACACCGTCGTCCACACTCTGAGGAGGATAGCTCGGATGACCCCGCTGTGGAGGATCATGAACAGTAAACCATTCGGAGCTTACTGCCGGAACAACTACGAATGCTCCACAGGACTCTGCAGGTAAATGTGCCTCTTTGAATAAATGACTCTTTGTGAAACATGTTTAAGTTGTAATATGagttttgggttgccaggttgtaaaaaaaaacctattgGCCATTGTTAATCTTTTCCATTAATTTGCCAAATTTGGCAATTCAAATACTCTTGGGTGTCTCACTTTCTAATAACCCATCAAGTctgaagttaaaaatgttaataagtcatttattaagGGTTTAATTCATTAAGTCTGCAGCTGTAAGTGTTGATAAGTTGTTAATAAATAGATTTTGGTCCAGATCAAACAGTCCAACCCATCTaagggatttttcacaacctggcaacccaaatgTTCTGATTAACAGCTTATAACTGTTTTATAAAGCATTAGTAAACCATtaattaaccattaataaagccattagtaACAATAAACCCTTTATAAGGGGCTCTATATAAGACAGTGATACCAAATTGGGTCATTAACAAGTAAATAAGTTGAGAAATGTTTAGTGGAAGCATTAGATGTCAGTTTTTTGATTGAGTATGTTTGCATAATCTCTATTCAAGATACATTTAAAACCACATCCACAAGGCTAGATTTTGGTTTCTTGCATCTCCATGAGGATCTCTGCATCTAAAACTGAATGACGATGAATCTGAGTGAAAGCAGGAAATGTAAAGTTTACTAACTGCTACAGTAACCAACTGATCAGCAAATGCAGCTTAAACCTGGTTGCTGTTTAACTAATCTTGCCAGTTGTGCTAGTTTTTAGCTAACAACGCTCACATAATGAATGTCTTATAACTTATCAATAAAGCATTATTGG
This genomic interval carries:
- the leap2 gene encoding liver-expressed antimicrobial peptide 2; translation: MQEKVFFTQRKAAVALCLVLLMLAQQVCAGPLASRVQSSSDRSAESQGEHTVVHTLRRIARMTPLWRIMNSKPFGAYCRNNYECSTGLCRAGHCSTNHRSLSEAVNY